A genomic window from Clostridium aceticum includes:
- a CDS encoding Ger(x)C family spore germination protein codes for MKIKIIALILLCSIFLTSCFNYIDINRVIFVTAFIIDVDEEGRPTVIAEAFHSFRSNETNTERGNRVFYEATGDTIFEALRKLNTYSSYKLNYTQNRAIIFTERAAKYGLKEFLDFLQRDQEFLIRTFVLIYTGDDPNTLIHAKLKENEYLGLYLYEMQENPAAAPLRGIQRFNAYLNNRLKGRGVDILTIFACETDKNIGEDKIKISGAAVMENDKLVGTLSSEETRIYHFLMNTLDAGLITIPHPVDPDKKAVLEILKSNTKTSIHLENNQLIFKKSINIRTTFGETQEGIILDSNTVEKLQQEAALKIENEAKELFNFYKKMNIDLFNVQCFYEVKYPRILIPNILQATNLEIDVDVKIEGSTDILHYQ; via the coding sequence ATGAAGATAAAAATTATTGCTTTAATCTTGTTATGCAGTATTTTTTTAACCAGTTGCTTTAACTATATAGATATCAATCGAGTGATTTTTGTTACTGCCTTCATTATTGACGTAGACGAGGAGGGGCGTCCTACTGTCATCGCAGAAGCCTTTCACTCCTTCCGCAGCAATGAAACCAATACAGAAAGAGGAAATCGGGTTTTTTATGAAGCCACAGGAGACACTATTTTTGAGGCTCTACGTAAACTTAATACTTACTCCAGTTATAAGCTTAACTACACACAAAATAGGGCCATCATTTTTACCGAAAGGGCAGCGAAATACGGTTTAAAAGAATTCCTTGACTTCCTACAGCGGGATCAGGAGTTCTTAATAAGAACCTTCGTTCTTATTTATACAGGTGATGATCCAAATACTTTGATCCACGCAAAATTGAAGGAAAATGAGTATTTAGGTCTATACTTATATGAAATGCAAGAAAACCCTGCCGCTGCTCCATTAAGAGGGATTCAGCGGTTTAATGCGTATCTTAACAATCGTTTAAAGGGAAGAGGCGTAGACATACTCACTATTTTTGCCTGTGAGACAGACAAAAACATAGGGGAAGACAAGATTAAGATATCTGGTGCTGCTGTTATGGAAAATGATAAATTAGTTGGCACTTTAAGTAGTGAGGAAACAAGAATCTACCACTTTTTAATGAACACCTTAGATGCAGGTTTGATCACGATTCCTCATCCTGTTGATCCAGATAAAAAGGCAGTACTGGAGATATTGAAGAGTAATACTAAAACCTCTATTCATTTAGAAAATAATCAACTTATTTTCAAAAAGTCCATCAATATTCGAACTACCTTTGGAGAAACCCAAGAAGGTATTATCTTAGATTCGAATACTGTCGAAAAACTTCAGCAGGAGGCTGCTTTAAAAATCGAAAATGAAGCAAAGGAGTTATTTAACTTTTATAAAAAAATGAATATTGATTTATTTAATGTTCAATGTTTTTATGAAGTAAAGTATCCACGAATTCTCATACCTAATATTTTACAAGCTACCAATCTGGAAATTGATGTGGATGTAAAAATTGAAGGTAGTACTGATATACTCCACTACCAATAA
- a CDS encoding ArsR/SmtB family transcription factor, giving the protein MDEFMGKLKALADETRFKVIQLLLTHDYCVGALAKQLNISEAAVSQHLQILRKAGVVKGEKRGYFTHYVVDREILKKVAEDIIKEASRMPQEKNKCQKHKVGKKQCCKML; this is encoded by the coding sequence ATGGATGAATTTATGGGAAAACTAAAAGCATTAGCAGATGAAACAAGATTCAAGGTAATTCAACTTCTTTTAACGCACGACTATTGTGTAGGTGCTTTGGCAAAGCAGCTGAATATTTCTGAAGCTGCTGTATCACAACACCTACAAATATTGAGAAAAGCGGGGGTTGTTAAAGGGGAGAAAAGAGGATATTTTACTCATTATGTGGTAGACAGAGAAATCCTCAAAAAAGTCGCAGAAGATATCATAAAAGAAGCATCCAGAATGCCTCAAGAAAAAAATAAGTGTCAGAAGCATAAGGTTGGCAAAAAACAATGTTGTAAAATGTTGTAA
- a CDS encoding ATP-binding cassette domain-containing protein translates to MQNIDMLKVMKINHILHQYPYAKDFFYTMGLPVENKQYTIGQYIENIDPILIEDIGVDRKELEQQFYIFMNHMQKIKQGMQLDIQSITILGGKDKAANTEELALQMKPGEIICIVGPTGSGKSRLLADIEWMAQRDTPTQRQVLINGQVPPTEWRFSAEHKLVAQLSQNMNFVMDLNVYDFIKLHAESRMVDNIEEKVSDIICHANRLAGESFHKDTSITSLSGGQSRALMIADTAFLSISPIVLIDEIENAGIDRKKALNLLVKKDKIILMATHDPILALMGDRRIVIKNGGIQKVIETSEVEKSNLKKLEEIDKTLLNYREMLRKGYILNMSI, encoded by the coding sequence ATGCAAAACATCGATATGCTTAAAGTGATGAAAATAAATCATATTCTCCATCAGTATCCCTATGCAAAGGATTTTTTCTATACCATGGGACTTCCGGTTGAGAATAAACAATATACCATAGGACAGTATATTGAAAATATAGATCCTATTTTAATCGAGGATATAGGTGTGGATAGAAAAGAATTAGAACAGCAGTTTTATATTTTTATGAATCATATGCAGAAGATAAAACAAGGAATGCAACTTGATATTCAGTCTATCACGATTCTAGGAGGAAAAGACAAAGCTGCAAATACAGAGGAATTAGCTTTGCAGATGAAGCCTGGTGAGATCATCTGTATCGTAGGACCTACTGGGTCTGGAAAAAGCAGGCTTTTAGCAGATATTGAGTGGATGGCACAAAGGGATACACCTACCCAAAGACAAGTATTGATTAATGGGCAAGTGCCCCCCACAGAATGGCGGTTTTCTGCAGAACATAAGCTAGTAGCACAATTATCCCAGAACATGAATTTTGTAATGGACTTAAATGTATATGATTTTATAAAATTGCATGCGGAAAGCAGAATGGTAGATAATATAGAAGAAAAAGTTTCAGATATTATCTGCCATGCAAATAGATTAGCGGGAGAATCCTTTCATAAGGACACATCGATCACCTCTTTAAGTGGAGGGCAATCCAGAGCATTAATGATAGCAGATACTGCATTTTTAAGTATTTCTCCCATTGTATTGATAGATGAAATTGAAAATGCAGGTATTGATCGAAAAAAAGCTTTGAATCTTTTAGTAAAAAAAGATAAAATTATTCTGATGGCTACCCATGATCCCATATTAGCATTGATGGGGGATCGGAGAATTGTCATTAAGAATGGTGGTATTCAAAAAGTAATTGAAACCAGTGAAGTAGAGAAAAGTAATCTAAAAAAATTAGAAGAAATAGATAAAACTTTATTAAATTATCGAGAAATGCTTCGCAAGGGGTATATTTTAAATATGAGCATATAA
- a CDS encoding GTP-binding protein, translating to MKLITVSGPPSTGKTAVILKTVKALMQKQLRIGVVKFDCLTTEDDKLYRTQGIPVKVGLSGNLCPDHYFVSNIEECIAWGLESQFDLLISESAGLCNRCSPHIKEVTAVCVIDNLMGINTPKKIGPMLKMADIVVVTKGDIVSQAEREVFTFKIRQANPRSTIMHVNGITGQGTNELASLLINTKDLLTLQEKKLRFSMPAALCSYCLGETQIGKDFQMGNIRKMSLN from the coding sequence ATGAAGTTGATCACGGTCTCAGGACCTCCTTCCACAGGGAAAACTGCTGTTATTCTAAAAACTGTAAAAGCATTGATGCAAAAACAGCTTCGTATAGGTGTAGTAAAATTTGACTGTTTAACCACTGAGGATGATAAATTATATCGAACTCAGGGAATACCTGTAAAGGTGGGGTTATCAGGAAATTTGTGTCCAGATCATTACTTTGTCAGCAATATTGAAGAATGTATTGCGTGGGGATTAGAAAGTCAGTTTGATTTATTAATTAGTGAAAGTGCAGGTTTATGCAATCGCTGTTCCCCCCATATAAAAGAAGTAACAGCGGTCTGTGTGATTGACAACCTTATGGGTATCAATACACCAAAGAAGATTGGTCCCATGTTGAAAATGGCTGACATTGTTGTAGTTACAAAAGGTGATATTGTATCTCAGGCGGAAAGAGAGGTATTTACATTTAAAATAAGACAGGCGAATCCTAGAAGTACCATCATGCATGTCAATGGGATTACAGGGCAGGGAACAAATGAGCTAGCATCTCTACTGATAAACACGAAAGACTTACTTACACTTCAAGAGAAAAAACTCAGATTTTCAATGCCTGCTGCACTGTGTTCTTATTGTTTAGGAGAAACGCAAATAGGCAAAGACTTTCAAATGGGTAACATACGAAAAATGTCTTTAAACTGA
- a CDS encoding ABC transporter substrate-binding protein → MNVNFLGLLPCALKVPFEACLGSHVKKFENNKNLFKYSVVSNANNELSFFTKLNEMKEFSWLPDMVMAPGFNGFFYKSFMEKYKSSHFEAVIPSKINPLWKQLCLSDPEENYTIFGFNPTVFLVDRTVHKEVPVPKRWRDLLEPEYINKVAIRGHNRSGQEIPMEFCEGILLNMYKEEGEEGIKKLGRAVKWSLHPSQMIKMAGSKKSDVPAVSAVPYSFAKLVKESEDISIVWPEDGAIVNPITLLVKNSNQEKNNEMLEFLLNEFVGGMFAEVGFVSMHPETKDHFPENISYKWLGWDFIHGYDLEEMKTYLNKVFWQTFGGRDL, encoded by the coding sequence ATGAATGTTAACTTTTTAGGATTGCTGCCATGTGCTTTAAAAGTTCCTTTTGAAGCTTGCTTAGGTAGCCATGTGAAGAAATTCGAAAACAATAAAAATCTTTTCAAGTATTCGGTAGTAAGCAATGCCAATAATGAATTGTCTTTTTTTACGAAGTTAAACGAAATGAAGGAATTTAGCTGGTTGCCTGATATGGTGATGGCGCCAGGATTTAATGGTTTTTTCTATAAAAGCTTTATGGAAAAATATAAAAGCAGTCATTTTGAAGCAGTGATACCGTCAAAAATAAATCCATTATGGAAGCAATTGTGTTTATCAGATCCAGAGGAAAATTATACCATATTTGGCTTTAATCCCACCGTTTTTTTAGTAGATCGTACAGTTCACAAAGAAGTACCAGTTCCTAAAAGATGGAGAGATTTATTGGAGCCTGAATACATAAACAAAGTAGCCATTAGAGGACACAATCGTAGCGGTCAGGAGATTCCTATGGAATTTTGTGAAGGAATCCTGTTAAATATGTATAAAGAAGAGGGGGAGGAAGGGATAAAAAAACTAGGAAGGGCAGTAAAATGGAGCTTGCATCCTTCGCAGATGATAAAAATGGCAGGAAGCAAGAAAAGTGATGTACCTGCTGTAAGTGCAGTTCCTTATTCTTTTGCCAAACTTGTTAAAGAAAGTGAAGATATTTCTATTGTTTGGCCTGAGGACGGGGCTATTGTAAATCCTATCACCTTATTAGTCAAAAACTCCAACCAGGAGAAAAACAATGAGATGTTGGAGTTTTTGCTAAATGAATTTGTAGGTGGAATGTTTGCAGAAGTAGGATTTGTTTCAATGCATCCGGAAACAAAAGATCATTTCCCAGAAAATATTTCTTACAAATGGCTGGGTTGGGACTTTATTCACGGATATGATTTAGAAGAAATGAAAACTTATCTAAATAAAGTATTTTGGCAGACCTTTGGGGGTAGGGATCTATGA
- a CDS encoding FecCD family ABC transporter permease → MQSSEAILRKIQHRRVIIICIAIACGVITFSVSIMVGTINLQLGEIWRALWKTSDNSLGNQIIYNVRLPRILTGFLVGMNLAVAGGLLQGILRNPLAAPHVIGVNAGAGLLAVIVMLFAPGQMHLIPIGAFVGALTAALLVYGLSVHTGTSSTAQIVLAGVAVSAFLSAVTSGLMLLHADELAITYSWLLGSLSGRNWRYFSMLWPYSLFGLMTAVLISPKINLFHLGEEIGSSLGLSVKVYRTLVIIIAAVLAGSAVSVAGTIGFIGLIAPHLARLLVGNDYRYSIILSAVLGGTLLVISDTIARSIFQPVELSVGIVTAILGAPFFLFLLYRKRSLS, encoded by the coding sequence TTGCAAAGTAGTGAGGCAATACTTAGAAAAATTCAGCATAGGCGTGTCATCATTATATGTATAGCTATTGCATGTGGGGTAATAACTTTTAGTGTAAGTATCATGGTTGGTACTATAAATCTCCAGTTAGGGGAAATTTGGCGGGCATTGTGGAAAACCAGTGATAATTCACTGGGAAATCAAATTATCTATAATGTTCGTTTGCCTAGAATACTGACTGGTTTTCTTGTAGGTATGAATTTAGCAGTAGCAGGTGGATTATTACAAGGAATATTGAGAAACCCTTTGGCAGCACCACATGTAATCGGGGTGAATGCAGGTGCTGGATTACTTGCAGTAATTGTGATGCTTTTTGCTCCCGGGCAGATGCATCTGATTCCTATAGGAGCTTTTGTTGGTGCTCTTACCGCTGCATTGTTAGTATATGGACTTTCTGTACATACAGGCACCTCATCAACAGCTCAAATTGTTTTAGCAGGAGTGGCAGTATCAGCTTTTTTGAGTGCTGTCACTTCTGGCTTGATGCTTCTACATGCCGACGAACTGGCGATCACTTATTCATGGCTTTTAGGAAGTTTATCAGGAAGAAACTGGAGATATTTTAGCATGCTATGGCCCTATAGCCTTTTTGGGTTGATGACGGCTGTTTTGATTAGTCCTAAGATCAACCTGTTTCATCTAGGGGAAGAAATTGGAAGCAGCTTGGGTTTGTCAGTTAAAGTATATAGAACCCTAGTTATTATAATTGCTGCTGTTTTGGCAGGAAGTGCAGTGAGCGTAGCAGGCACCATTGGTTTTATAGGACTGATTGCACCTCATTTGGCTAGGCTATTGGTAGGAAATGATTACAGATATTCTATTATCCTGAGTGCAGTCTTAGGAGGGACATTGCTAGTGATATCGGATACTATTGCAAGAAGTATATTTCAACCTGTTGAGTTATCCGTGGGAATTGTTACAGCAATTTTAGGGGCACCTTTTTTCCTGTTTCTTTTATATAGAAAGCGAAGTTTAAGTTAA
- a CDS encoding ABC transporter substrate-binding protein, with amino-acid sequence MKKIWRRDKIIIFFLIVLVLSIFMSGCQKGEEQSSIEENVDEGIEVDMEENLGVVIEDHLGREVFLPENPTRILALTRAYMEELFELGITPIGKVEEYKNRPEGVALPSVSNQETPDLEAIYQLEPDFIIANTRQHSNVLENLEATGATVFFVDPNRIEEDPLTDRILLFGSLFGKQQVAEDYVQQLDELSVQLQDKVKEYGYETALILQGGVESIQAAQPTGLYGALLMRLGMKNIVPEGLPGSDKSTWVNFDIETILLEDPDVILIRAAGSKEQEPENLLDYYKEEAQWQQLKAVKEGKLFILPAKVNPGNISNEEALKTTAKAICPD; translated from the coding sequence ATGAAAAAAATATGGCGTAGGGATAAAATTATCATATTTTTTTTGATAGTACTTGTGTTGTCTATTTTCATGAGTGGCTGCCAAAAAGGTGAAGAACAAAGTAGTATTGAGGAGAATGTTGATGAAGGCATAGAAGTAGATATGGAAGAGAACTTAGGAGTAGTCATAGAAGATCATCTGGGTAGGGAAGTGTTTCTTCCAGAAAACCCCACAAGGATATTAGCTTTAACCCGTGCTTATATGGAAGAGTTGTTTGAACTTGGCATCACGCCTATAGGAAAAGTAGAGGAGTACAAAAACCGTCCAGAGGGCGTAGCATTGCCTAGCGTTTCTAATCAGGAAACCCCTGATCTTGAAGCAATCTATCAGCTGGAACCAGACTTTATTATTGCCAATACCAGACAGCACTCAAATGTGCTGGAGAACCTTGAGGCTACAGGAGCAACAGTTTTTTTCGTAGATCCTAACCGTATAGAGGAAGACCCTCTGACAGATCGTATTTTGCTTTTTGGAAGTCTTTTTGGTAAACAACAGGTGGCTGAAGACTATGTACAGCAATTAGATGAATTATCTGTGCAGCTACAGGATAAAGTGAAAGAATATGGTTATGAAACAGCACTGATTTTGCAGGGTGGAGTTGAAAGCATACAAGCAGCACAGCCTACTGGGCTTTATGGAGCCCTGTTGATGAGGTTGGGAATGAAAAATATTGTTCCAGAAGGTTTACCAGGATCAGATAAGTCTACGTGGGTAAATTTTGATATCGAAACTATTCTACTAGAAGATCCTGATGTCATCCTTATTAGAGCGGCAGGAAGTAAGGAACAAGAACCAGAAAACCTCCTAGACTATTATAAAGAGGAGGCACAATGGCAGCAATTAAAGGCTGTGAAGGAAGGAAAGTTATTTATTTTGCCTGCAAAAGTAAATCCGGGGAATATTTCTAATGAAGAAGCACTAAAAACAACTGCAAAGGCTATTTGTCCTGATTAA
- a CDS encoding ABC transporter ATP-binding protein: protein MLETKNLNFSYGKEMILKDINFNADHGEVISLIGPNGSGKSTLLRCLSKLLVTKKNEIYLLDKPLRDYSRRQIAQKIAFLPQMQESLKQISIWELVAMGRSPYHDMGWSFNKEDREKISWAIDYMKLSHLQHRFLEALSGGERQRAWIAMVLAQDTPIVLLDEPVTYMDLKHQWDLLNTIINLKHEFGKTVISVFHDINHALEVSDYIYLLKNGEIYGAGTSKEVITEKALREVYGICAHVCQIKHCCRPIVVPIGVQNKKHHQVKKKICKGVQIG from the coding sequence ATGCTGGAAACGAAAAATCTTAACTTTAGTTATGGGAAAGAAATGATATTGAAGGATATAAATTTTAATGCTGACCACGGGGAAGTTATTTCTTTAATAGGACCAAATGGTTCTGGAAAGTCTACTTTACTCCGATGCTTGTCTAAACTCTTGGTGACAAAAAAGAATGAAATATATTTATTAGACAAACCATTAAGAGACTATAGTCGCAGACAAATTGCACAAAAAATAGCCTTTTTGCCTCAAATGCAGGAATCCCTTAAACAAATAAGCATATGGGAACTGGTGGCGATGGGAAGAAGTCCTTATCATGATATGGGGTGGTCCTTTAATAAAGAAGACAGAGAAAAGATTAGTTGGGCTATTGACTATATGAAGTTAAGTCATTTACAGCATCGTTTTTTGGAGGCGCTTTCTGGGGGTGAACGGCAGCGAGCTTGGATCGCTATGGTTCTAGCACAGGATACCCCCATTGTCTTATTGGATGAGCCGGTTACTTATATGGATTTAAAACATCAATGGGATTTACTTAATACAATTATAAATTTAAAACATGAGTTTGGAAAAACTGTTATTTCAGTTTTTCATGATATTAATCATGCCTTAGAAGTCTCTGATTATATTTATCTATTGAAGAATGGTGAGATTTATGGGGCGGGCACATCTAAGGAGGTGATTACAGAGAAAGCATTACGAGAGGTTTACGGCATCTGTGCACACGTCTGCCAAATAAAGCACTGCTGTCGACCCATTGTAGTACCAATAGGTGTGCAAAACAAAAAGCATCATCAAGTGAAGAAAAAAATATGTAAAGGGGTGCAAATAGGATGA
- a CDS encoding ABC transporter ATP-binding protein gives MNILEVNNLTKNYGDFMAVKGIDFSIKKGEIFGFLGPNGAGKTTTINMLTGLVRPTGGSIMLSEIDCVKNIKKAQHAIGIVPDESNLYDEMNGFDNLAFCGSLYGIEKVKREKKAKILLEEFGLSDTGKKLFKAYSKGMKRKLTIAAGIIHE, from the coding sequence TTGAATATATTAGAGGTGAATAATCTGACTAAAAATTACGGAGATTTTATGGCAGTTAAAGGGATAGACTTCTCTATTAAGAAGGGCGAAATTTTTGGTTTTCTAGGACCCAACGGTGCAGGAAAAACCACTACTATAAATATGCTTACGGGACTAGTAAGACCTACAGGCGGTTCAATTATGCTGTCAGAAATAGATTGTGTGAAGAATATAAAGAAGGCACAGCATGCAATTGGCATCGTGCCCGACGAAAGCAACCTTTATGATGAAATGAACGGATTTGATAACCTTGCTTTTTGTGGATCTCTTTACGGAATTGAAAAAGTTAAAAGAGAAAAAAAGGCAAAGATCTTATTGGAGGAATTTGGGCTTTCTGATACAGGAAAAAAACTTTTTAAAGCCTATTCAAAAGGGATGAAGAGAAAACTGACTATTGCTGCAGGCATAATACACGAATAA
- a CDS encoding ABC transporter permease: MMISTSKNKEYKEIIYTIISVVVLILLWKILAIWVGKEIILPSPEATFSKLIMIIRAENFLQSILSTLIRSMLGFSIAFLLALILGMLAGFFKPVYYLLKPVIVINKAIPTMAVILLALIWLESEKAPILVGFLVIFPLLYYNVVEGIRSVDEKLIEMVKLYQVNKVKVIKELYIPSIKSYLIAGASTALGLNLKIVIAAEVLSQPKISMGTNFQIEKANLNTAGVFAWAIIAIVMAAVLDGIVKLMQRN, encoded by the coding sequence ATGATGATTTCTACTTCAAAAAATAAAGAGTACAAAGAGATAATCTATACGATTATTTCTGTAGTAGTATTAATTCTATTGTGGAAAATTTTAGCTATATGGGTGGGAAAAGAAATTATTCTACCTTCACCGGAAGCTACCTTCAGTAAGTTAATCATGATTATCAGAGCAGAAAATTTCTTGCAGTCTATATTAAGTACACTAATTAGGTCTATGCTGGGATTTTCTATAGCCTTTCTGCTGGCCCTTATTTTAGGTATGCTTGCTGGCTTTTTTAAACCTGTATATTATTTACTGAAACCTGTAATAGTCATCAACAAAGCGATTCCAACCATGGCAGTAATTCTTTTAGCCCTTATATGGCTGGAGTCAGAGAAGGCCCCTATTCTAGTAGGTTTCTTAGTGATCTTTCCACTTTTATACTATAATGTTGTTGAAGGAATCAGAAGTGTAGATGAGAAACTGATAGAAATGGTAAAATTATATCAAGTAAACAAAGTTAAAGTGATAAAAGAACTATATATTCCTTCTATAAAATCTTATTTAATTGCAGGTGCTTCAACTGCATTAGGTTTAAACCTAAAAATCGTTATAGCAGCAGAAGTGCTAAGTCAACCAAAAATTTCTATGGGAACAAACTTTCAAATAGAAAAAGCTAATCTTAACACAGCAGGGGTATTTGCTTGGGCAATTATTGCCATTGTAATGGCTGCGGTTTTGGATGGCATAGTAAAATTGATGCAAAGAAACTAG
- a CDS encoding ABC transporter substrate-binding protein, with product MKRMMGLLLTLVLISVLAVGCSNSSKRQPGSTQAENDVEAAAEVKQEEKIHIKVAAPSGAPTLSMIKMFKENPSLGKNVEVSYESVKSPDLMASRLMSSEVDIAVVPTNLAANIYNKGIPYQLAASNVWGVLYLVSSEDINDWHDLKGKEIHTIGRGLTPDIVLRYLLSNNGIDPEKDVTLNYLGEATELASAFIAGKSKISVIPEPVLSNVLMKKEGTKIVLNLQEEWAKTTNMDSSYPQASLIIKKDIIEKYPELVEAFVKEFEDSINWANDYPTEAGIYSEELQTGLNPQVVEKGMERSNIKFVNVTEAKSAIETYLKILHDYSPDIVGGKLPDDDFYFKK from the coding sequence ATGAAAAGAATGATGGGTTTGCTTTTAACCTTAGTGCTGATCAGCGTTCTAGCTGTAGGTTGTTCAAATAGCTCAAAACGTCAGCCTGGGAGTACACAGGCAGAAAATGATGTAGAAGCTGCTGCTGAAGTCAAACAAGAGGAAAAAATTCATATTAAGGTTGCAGCACCTTCAGGTGCACCGACTCTTAGTATGATAAAGATGTTTAAAGAAAATCCTTCTTTAGGAAAAAACGTAGAAGTAAGCTATGAGTCTGTTAAATCGCCGGATTTAATGGCTTCAAGACTAATGTCAAGTGAAGTAGATATTGCAGTAGTTCCAACCAATCTTGCAGCAAATATTTATAATAAAGGAATACCTTATCAATTAGCAGCTTCTAATGTATGGGGGGTACTGTATTTAGTAAGCAGTGAAGATATAAATGATTGGCATGATTTAAAAGGAAAAGAAATTCATACCATTGGCAGAGGTTTAACCCCTGATATTGTATTAAGATACTTATTAAGCAATAATGGCATAGATCCTGAAAAGGATGTAACTTTAAACTACCTTGGAGAAGCAACTGAACTGGCATCTGCTTTTATAGCAGGAAAAAGTAAAATTTCTGTTATACCTGAACCAGTACTTTCAAATGTACTTATGAAGAAGGAAGGTACAAAAATAGTCTTAAATCTCCAAGAAGAATGGGCAAAGACAACAAACATGGACTCCAGTTATCCACAAGCTTCTTTAATTATAAAAAAAGATATCATAGAAAAATACCCAGAGCTTGTAGAAGCCTTTGTGAAGGAGTTTGAAGACAGTATAAACTGGGCAAATGATTATCCAACTGAAGCAGGAATTTACAGCGAAGAATTACAAACTGGATTAAATCCACAAGTGGTGGAAAAAGGTATGGAAAGGTCAAATATTAAATTTGTCAATGTCACAGAGGCTAAAAGTGCTATTGAAACCTATTTAAAAATATTACATGATTATTCACCGGATATAGTGGGAGGTAAACTACCGGATGATGATTTCTACTTCAAAAAATAA
- a CDS encoding ABC transporter ATP-binding protein: MILQLKKIHKKYKDIQVFNNLSLEIKESEILCIIGPSGCGKSTILNLISGLIKPDEGELMNKSNKIAYVFQEDRLLPWRTVYKNIKLVDQYSSKEEVDELIADMGLKGFENKFPHELSGGMRQRCSIARAFNYQSELLLMDEPFKSLDYDLRKNMLNHLIKLWKKTKNAIVFVTHEIDEALLLGNRIIVLSDRPTNILKIFQIDCPQDERKLQDKKFIEIRSEIIDLLAKKKKKGA; encoded by the coding sequence ATGATATTACAATTAAAAAAAATCCATAAAAAGTATAAGGATATACAGGTTTTTAATAATCTTTCCCTTGAGATAAAGGAAAGTGAAATCCTTTGTATCATAGGACCTTCAGGTTGTGGAAAGTCTACGATTTTAAATCTCATATCAGGTTTAATCAAACCTGATGAAGGGGAACTAATGAACAAAAGTAATAAAATAGCCTATGTATTTCAAGAAGATAGACTGCTGCCGTGGAGAACGGTATATAAAAATATAAAATTAGTAGATCAGTACAGTAGTAAAGAAGAAGTTGATGAATTAATAGCAGATATGGGTTTGAAGGGTTTTGAAAACAAGTTTCCACATGAACTTAGTGGAGGCATGAGGCAAAGATGTTCAATAGCCAGGGCCTTTAACTACCAATCAGAACTACTTCTTATGGATGAACCTTTTAAATCTTTAGACTATGATTTAAGAAAAAATATGCTAAATCACTTGATTAAGCTTTGGAAAAAAACGAAGAATGCTATTGTATTTGTAACACATGAAATAGACGAGGCTTTACTTTTAGGAAATAGAATCATTGTTTTGTCTGATAGACCCACAAACATATTAAAAATTTTTCAAATAGATTGCCCTCAGGATGAAAGAAAATTGCAGGATAAAAAATTTATTGAAATTCGCAGCGAGATTATAGACTTATTAGCTAAAAAAAAGAAAAAAGGTGCATAG
- a CDS encoding cupin domain-containing protein, which produces MEKEKFIKNIPFAEALNMKELTTYQEGKVISRTLAQREGLSITLFAFDQGEGISTHSAPGDAMVYILDGSVEITIGEKKLILSEGETTVMPANIPHDLKAVEKFKMLLIVVKPAK; this is translated from the coding sequence ATGGAAAAAGAAAAGTTTATAAAAAACATACCCTTTGCAGAGGCATTAAATATGAAGGAGCTTACAACTTACCAAGAAGGAAAAGTCATAAGCAGAACCTTAGCACAGAGGGAGGGATTGAGTATCACCTTATTTGCCTTTGATCAAGGGGAAGGAATAAGTACCCATTCAGCACCTGGTGATGCCATGGTATATATTTTAGACGGTAGTGTAGAAATTACCATTGGAGAGAAGAAATTAATCTTATCAGAAGGAGAAACTACAGTGATGCCTGCAAATATACCCCATGACTTGAAGGCAGTTGAGAAATTTAAGATGTTATTGATTGTTGTAAAACCAGCAAAGTAA